From the genome of Nicotiana sylvestris chromosome 2, ASM39365v2, whole genome shotgun sequence, one region includes:
- the LOC138885777 gene encoding uncharacterized protein yields MISASVAQPSRGGGQTGRGRPRGGGQRGRGHPATTKSGGGQPADAPARFYALPARPDALALDAVITGIIFVYGRYDFVLFDPGSTYSYMLSLFARFLVIPPQPLGTPVPVFTSVGDSVVVDRIYWSCMVTFCGFKTRANLLLLDMIDFEVILGMDWLSLYHAVLDCHAKTVTLAMLGLPRLEWKGSTVDTSSRVISFLKAWHMVEKGCLAFLAYVWDTTVESPTIDSVPVVWEFTDVFPSDLLGMPPNRDIDFCIDLAPDQLQGARVFSKIDLRSRYGHYEFLVMSFGLTNAPVAFMDLMNRVFRPYIDSFVIIFIDDILIYSCSLGENEQHLRVVLQTLREQKLYAKFSKCEFWLESLAFLGHIVSGEGIKVDPKKIEAVQSKANVVADALSRKAESMDISEPSQVLACVVAQTSLLGQIKARQFDDPYLAVLRETLLQGSAKEVIVDRITKSAHFIPIVTTYTSERLAQIYIREIARLHDVPVSIISDRGPRFTSHFWRSVQSELRTRVEVSITFHPQTDGQSERTIQILEDMLRACVIDFGG; encoded by the exons ATGATTTCAGCATCGGTTGCCCAGCCATCTAGAGGCGGGGGACAGACTGGtagaggtcgtcctagaggtggaggccagagaGGGAGAGGACATCCAGCTACTACtaagtcaggtggaggccagccagccgacgctccagccagattctatgcccttccggcTAGGCCAGATGCACTGGCCTTAGATgccgttatcacaggtattattttcgTCTACGGTAGATATgattttgtattatttgatccagggtctacctattcatatatGTTATCTTTGTTTGCTCGTTTCTTGGTTATTCCTCCTCAGCCTTTAGGCACTCCTGTTCCTGTGTTCACTTCTGtgggcgattctgtggttgtggatcggatctactgGTCCTGtatggtcacattctgtggtttcaAGACTAGAGCAAATCTCTTATtacttgatatgatcgactttgaggtcatcctaggcatggattggttatccctgTACCACGCCGtccttgattgccatgccaaaactgttacattagcaatgctagggttgccaaggttggagtggaagggttccacagttgatacatctagtcgtgttatctctttcttgaaggcttggcatatggtcgagaaggggtgtttggcttttTTGGCTTATGTTTGGGACACCACCGtagagtctccgacgattgattcagttccagtagtttgggagttcaccgatgtgtttccttctgatcttcttGGCATGCCACCGAATCgcgatattgatttctgtattgatttggctccag accagttgcagggtgctagggtgttctctaagatcgacttgagatcaag atatggtcattatgagtttctggtgatgtcctttggcttgactaatgccccagtagCATTTATGGACCTGATGAATAGGGTGTTtagaccttatattgattcctttgtcatcatctttattgatgacatcttgatttactCATGTAGCCTGGGGGAgaacgagcaacatttgagagtagtgcttcagactttgcgagagcagaagctgtatgctaagttctccaagtgtgagttttggctagagtcactGGCATTCTTAGGGCATAtagtgtcaggagagggtattaaggtggatcccaagaagattgaggcagttcaga gcaaggcaaatgtggtcgcggatgccttaagcaggaaagcagagagtatgg atatttcagagcccagccaaGTCCTTGCATGTGTTGTTGCTCAGACTTCATTATTAgggcagatcaaggcccgacaGTTCGATGATCCATATTTGGCGGTTCTCAGAGAGACATTGCTACAGGGTAGTGCTAAGGAG gtcattgttgataggataaccaagtcggcacactttattccgattgtgactacttacacttcagagagattggctcagatttacattcgggagatagccCGGTTGCACgatgtgcctgtttccatcatatcagatagaggccctcgattcacttcccatttctggagatCCGTTCAGAGTGAGTTGAGGACCCGTGTGGAGGTTAGCAtaacattccatcctcagaccgacggACAGTCAGAGCGGacaattcagattttggaggacatgctcagagcatgtgtgattgactttggaggatag